From the Halomonas sp. MCCC 1A13316 genome, the window TACCCCGTCGAGGCGCATGCGAAACCACAGCACGCCCACCTGGCCGGCATAGATCTGTGCGCCAAAAGGCTCAGGGATCAGCACGAAGTCGCCGCTGTAGCCTTGGTGCAGGCAGGCCAGGGCGCCATTGCCGGTGCACTCTTCCTCGATCACCGTTTGTAAAGTCAGCGGGAAATCGATGGTGACGCCGGCCTCGCGCACGGCATGCACGGCCAGGGTCATGGCGGCGATGCCGGCCTTCATGTCACCGGCACCGCGACCATAGAGCCAGCCATCCTTTTCCCACGGCTCCCAGGGCGGGCGAGTCCACATGTCGGTGGGCTCGGCGGGTACCACGTCGAGGTGGCCGTTGAACACCAAGTGCGGCCCCGCGGCGCCGGCATTGAGCTGGGCCACCAGGTTATAGCGCCCCGTGTTGTCCCACTCGGTCGGAGCGCGGTGAGGGTGGCCGGCAAAGCCGGGGGCATCGAGCGGCACCCGGGTGCTGGGCAGGTCGAGGCGCTCGAACCAGCGCTCCATGGTATCCAGCGCGCCATGCTCCTGGCCCAGCACGCTGTAGCCGCGTACCAGGTCGCGGGTCAGCGCAAGGGTCTCGTCCAACAATGCCTCGCAGCGCTCGACGATTCGCTTCTCGGTGCTGGTAAGCATCAGAACCTCCCCAGTCGAGTTTCGTCGACGATCAGTTCGGCTTCGGTGGCCTCGCGCAGTTCAGCAACGCTCAGGCCCTCGGCAATGTCCACTACGACCAGTCCTTCCGGTGTCACGTCAATCACTGCCTTGTCGGTGATGATGCGCGACACGCAACGCTCGGCGGTCAGCGGCAGGCGGCAGCGGTGCAGTATCTTGGCATTGCCTTGTTTGTCATTGTGCGAGCACAGGATCACCAGGCGTTTGACCTTCTGTGCCAGCTCCATGGCCCCGCCGATACCGGGCGAGAACTTGCCGGGTATCTTCCAGTTGGCCAAATTGCCCAGCGCGTCGACCTCGAAGGCCCCCATGAAGGTGAGGTCCACGCGGCTGCGGCGGATCATGGCGAATGACATGGCGCTGTCGAACACGCTGGCGCCGGGGCGAGTGGCGATGTAGGCGCCACCGGAGTCGATCATGTCCCAGTCCGGTTCTTCGTCTTCGTTGCGTGGACGACAACCCAGCACGCCATTTTCGGAGTGCACCAGGACCTCCATATCCTCCGGCAGGTAATGGAACAGCCGCGTAGGCAGGCCGATTCCCAGGTTGACGATCTGCCCCGCAATCACCTCTCGGGCGGCTCGGGCGAGAATGCGCTGCTGGTCAGCCGACATGGGCACGCCTCCCTTGTTCGCTGGTGACAGGGTCGACCGCCACCACCAGGCTGACGAAGGCGCAAGGCGTATGGATCGCCTCGGGTGTCAGGCTGCCGGGTTCGTCGACCCGATAAGCCTGGGCGATGACGGTATCGGCGGCCATCGCCATCAAGGGGTTGAAATTGCTGGCGGTGGCGCGATAGATGAGGTTGCCGTAGCGGTCGGCGTGTTCGGCATGGACCAGGGCGAAGTCGGCGTAGAGCGCCGGCTCGATGCCCCAGGTGCGACCGTCCAGTTCGATCTCGCGCCGACCGGCGGCGATCTCGGTGCCCTGGCCGATGTCGGTGAGAAAGCCGTGGTGGCCGGCGCCGGCGCTGCGGATCTTCTCGGCCAGTATTCCCTGCGGAAAGAGGGTGACCTCGAGCTGGCCGCGGTTCATCGCCGCGATGGCATCGCGGTTGAGGCCGATGTGCGATGTGATCAGGCGGCGTACGCGACCGGCCTCGATCAGCTTGCCGATACCGATGCCCGGCTCGTTGGCGTCGTTCTTGATCAGGGTGAGGTCGCTTTGCCCTTGGGCCAGCAGTTCGTCGATCAGGGCGAAAGGCGTGCCCGGCGAACCGAAGCCGCCCACCATGATCGAGGCGCCGTCGGGAATCGCGGCGATGGCCTCGTCGATGGCGCGATATTTGCGGTTGAGTAGCGTCATGCAGGGAGCCTTTTGTCGTGGGTCGGGAGCACGTTCAAGGAGCGTCACTCATGGCATCCGTACGCGCCGCTTCTCGTTTGAGCTCGAGGTCGAAGCGGCACATGGCACGTTCGAGGCGGGCCAACAGCTCGGTGATATCGTCAGCGCCGATGGTCAGAGGAGGAGTGACCAGGAAGTGATCGCCGGCCACGCCGTTGAGGGTGCGTCGCGGGTAGATCAAAAGCCCCTCTTCCTTGGCCAGTGCCGTGATCCGGGCGAAGCGGTTCTGCTCGGCCGGGAAGGCGCTCCTGGTTTCGCTATTGGCCACCAGCTCCACGCCCCACAGCAGCCCCAGGCCGCGCACGTCGCCTATCCAGGAGAAACGGGCCTTGAGTGCCAGCAAGCCTCTCTTCAACTCGCGGCCGCGAGCCGCCACGTTGTCGAGCACGCGCTCGCGCTGCATGGCTTCGATCACGGCCAGCCCCGTGGCGCAGGCCAGCGGGTTGCCAGCATAGGTATGGCCGTGCTGGAAGCCGCCCGACTCCATTACCGTGTCGACGATATCGACCCGGGAAAGCACCGCTCCCACCGGATAGTAGCCGGCGCCGAGTCCCTTGGCGGTGGCGAGCAGGTCCGGCATCACGCCGTAGTGCTGGTAGGCGAACCAGGCGCCGGTGCGGCCGACACCGGTCAGCACCTCGTCGAAGATCAACAGACAGCCGAACTCGTCGCACAGGGTGCGGATGCCATCCAAGTAGTGCTTGTCGAGCATGCGTGCGCCGGTACTGGCGCCGCCTACCGGCTCCAGCACGAAGGCGATGATCGTCTCGGGGCCGGCTGCCTTGATAGCAGAGCGGGTCTCTGCCAATACGCGTTCCACGTGCCGGGCGTCGCCTGTGTCGGTATGACGGTAGAAGTCGGGACCGGGTACCTTGAGCGAAGCGTTGACGATGTCGGCGAAAGGCGCTTCGAGCGGTTCGTAGCCGGTCACACCCAGCGCACCCAGGGTGCTGCCGTGGTAGGAGGGGCGCAGCGAGACGAAGCGGCGGCGCTGGGGCTCGCCCTTGGCAACGAAATACTGCCGTGCCAGCTTGAGCGCCGACTCTACTGCCTCCGAGCCGCTGGAGACGAAGAACACCTTCTCCAACTGCCGATGAGTGAGTTCCACCAGCGCTTCGGCCAGGGCCACCGCAGGGGCATTCTCGAACTGGGTGCGGTAGGTGAAGGCGACGCGGTCGAGCTGGTCGAGCATGGCCTCGCGAATATCGTCGCGGCCGTGGCCGAGATTGCAGGAGATGGCCCCGGAACAGCCGTCGAGGTACTGCTTGCCGGTCTCGTCCCACAAGTAGACGCCCTTGGCGTGGCTGACTTCGGGCAGGGCGGGGCCGGCCTGGTAGAAAAGCGGAGATGGGCTCATGTCAACGTCCGGTTGTCGTTATGTAATCGTGAACGGTTGTCTGCAGTCTAAGTAGCGAGCGGTAGCTATTTCAATATATGATCTTTATAACGAATTCGATGAGTTTTACTCATGGCAGACGTTAATATCCACTCGCTCAAGGCGCTGGCTATCTTCAAGACATTGTTCGAGGCCGGTACCGCCTCCCAGGCGGCGCGCACCTTGGGCATCACCCAGTCCGGCGTGAGCCGCTCGCTGGCACAGCTCGAGGAGAACCTGGGGATTCAGCTGTTCCTGCGCGAGAAGAACCGCCTGTTGGCCACGCCTGAGGCACGCGAACTCTACGAAGAGATCCTGCGCCTGATGGGCAACATCGAGGAGCTGCGCCACAGCGTGCTGGCGCTCAAGGAGTTCGGCACCTCACGGCTGCGTATTGCCGCAGTGCCGGGCCTTTCGTTCGGCTTCGTCCCTCGGCTGGTGGCGACATTGCTGGGGGAGAACCGCCAGTTCAGCGTCAGTCTCGACATGATGTCGAGCCATGAGGTGCAGCTGGCGGTGGAGTCGAGCCATGCCGATATTGGTTTCGTCACCCTGCCCATCACCTCGCGAGTTCTGCGTGTCGAGCCTTGGTTCACCAGCGAGGCGCTGTGCCTGATGCCGCAGGCGCATCCCCTTGCCGCGCAGGAGCGCATCGACGTACAGGATCTACGCGACCAGCATCTAGTGATCAGCAACCAGCCCAGTATCAGCACCAACCCGCTGCTCGAGCTGGTTGCCCGGCACCGCGTCCAGATCGCCGGCAAGACGGAGGCCAACATCGGCACCATCACCGCACTGGTGGCCAATCATGTCGGTATCACGGTGATGAACCCGATCACCGCTCAGGATCAGCTTGCCCCGCGCGATGGCGTGGAGATGCGACCCTTCTCGCCGGCCATGGAATTCAGCTTTGGCCTGGCTTATCGCGACGACTGGAAGCAGGCTAGGGTGCTCGATTTCCTGCGTGAGCGGGGCAGGTCGCTGCTCGCGACCTATCCGGGCACGGTGCTGGATGAGTCTTTGGGCTAGAGGAAGCTTGCAGCCGGCAAGCCGCCTAGCGCTAGTGCTCGAGCATCTGGTAGTACCACATGCCGGCGGCCAGCAGTGGGCTGCCCAGCGCATCGCCGAATGGCACCCTGACGTGGCGGCAGGCGGCGAAGGTGTCGAACTCCTCCATGTGGCCGGCAATCGCCTGGGCCATGATCTCTGCAACGATATGCGAGGTAGCCACCCCATGCCCCGAATAGCCTTGGGCATAGTAGACGTTGTCGGATAGCCTCCCCAGCATCGGGATGCGATTGATCACGATGCCGGCCATGCCCTGCCAGGCATGCTCGAGCGGCGTTCCTCTTAGCTGGGGGAAGGTGGCCTCCAAGCGCGGTCGCAGCTCGGCGGCGATGTCCGGGGAGGCCCCATGCTCGATGCGAACGACAGGCGATTGCTCGAAGATCGTTGCACCCAGCGATTCGGCAACGCGAGCCTCGCCCAGGCACAAGTTAAGCGGATGCAGGTGCAGGTGCAGGTTGCAGCGGTTGAGCAACCCGCCGTGGTAAAGCTCGGTGCGCACTACCTCGCGAACCTGGCGAGCACCGTGGCCACTCCGGTGAAGCCGCCGCCGACGATGGCGACATCGACCTTTACCTCGCCCTGCAGCCGGGGGTAGTCCGACTCCTGATGGATCGATGCGGTGTAATAGGAGGCGCAGCGTGGCTCAACCATGTTGTCTCCGCAAGTCGTCGAAAATAATCAGCGCATGCTAGCACAGCATGCGGATTGGACACCTTTGGCACAGCGTTCACCCGGTGCTGCCAGCGCTCTGCGTGAGGGGCGAGCTTTGCGCCTTCGGCATCAGCCGGTAGAATGGGAGTTTTCACGTTCGGCTCGTCGAGCGGACTTCTCGCCGGGGCGAAGCAGGCCCTGCTCCGACCGGCTGCCCGCCAGCCCCGCTGCAAGGAATACGTGCTGCAATGAGCTATCAGGTTCTGGCCCGCAAGTGGCGACCGCGTACGTTCCACGAACTGGTCGGCCAGGAGCACGTCCAGCGTGCGCTGGTCAACGCCCTCGACCAGGGGCGTCTGCACCATGCCTACCTGTTCACCGGCACGCGAGGCGTCGGCAAGACGACCCTGGCAAGAATACTTGCCAAATGCCTCAACTGTACCGCCAAGGGGTATGGTGATGACGGCATCACCTCCACGCCCTGCGGCGAGTGCGACAGCTGCCGTGCCATCGACGAGGGGCGCTTCGTCGACCTTATCGAAGTCGATGCCGCCTCGCGCACCAAGGTCGAAGACACGCGCGAACTGCTCGACAACGTGCAGTATGCCCCAACCCAGGGACGCTACAAGGTGTACCTCATCGACGAGGTGCACATGCTCTCCACCAGCAGCTTCAATGCGCTGCTGAAGACGCTGGAAGAGCCGCCGCCCCACGTCAAGTTCCTGCTCGCCACCACCGATCCGCAGAAGCTGCCCGCCACGGTGCTGTCGCGCTGCCTGCAGTTCACACTCAAGAACATGCCGCCGGAACGCATCGTCACCCACCTGGCCAAGGTGCTCGAAGCCGAGGGTATCGGCTGCGAAGAGAGCGCCTTGTGGCTGCTGGGTCGAGCCGCTGACGGCTCCATGCGCGATGCCATGAGTCTGACCGACCAGGCCATTGCCTTCGGCCAGGGTCAGGTTCGTCATGCCGATGTCGCCGCCATGCTCGGTACCCTGGACCATCGTCACGTGCTGGCGCTGGTCGAGGCCCTGGCCGACACGGACGCGCCCCGGCTATTGAGCGAGATTACCCAGTTGGCCGAGCAGGGACCAGATTTCGCCGCGGTGCTCGACGACATGACGGCGGTGTTGCATCGCCTGGCCGTGGCGCAGATGGTGCCGGATGCGGTGGACAACGGCCACGGCGATCGGGAAGCCTTGCTGGCCCTGGCGTCGCGCTTCACTGCCGAGGACGTGCAGCTCTACTATCAGATCGGCATCCAGGGGCGCGGCGACATGGTTCATGCCCCCGACCTGCGCACGGCGCTGGAAATGACCCTGCTGCGTATGCTCGCCTTCCGTCCTCAGGGTGTGCCGCAGCCGGCGAAGACGCCATTGCCGCTGCGCAGCGCAGGCGGTGGCAACACTCCCGTCGCGTCCGCGGGCGGCGGGAGCGAGCCGCCGAGCGATGCTCAGCCCACCGGTAGCTCGGCTGCCGCGCCAGCGGATCGAGCATCGTCGGAACCCGGGCCGCCGGAACCCGAACCTCCGGCCGAGACGGCTCCAGCACAGAGTGCACCAGAGCCTGACGTCGAAGATGAAAGAACTGAGCCACCTCCGCCCTGGGAGGAGCCGGCCGACGAGGCAACGGCACCGCCACTGGGCGAGCTTTCCCGCGCCTCGGACGCCCCCGCGCCGAGGGCGCCCGGCACCTCACGAGAAGCCCACGCCACAACGATGGCAGCGATCGAACAACCGTCGGTACAGGCATCCGCGACCCGACAGGAAATGGCGCCAAGGGCGGAGGAGGACGACACTGTCGTACTGGAAGCCCCGGAGCCGTACGTCGAAGCGCCGGCCGTCGAGGAATCGAATGCCGAGGTTCCCGAGCCCCAGGCCGTTGCGGCCAGCGACGAGCTGCTCTGCC encodes:
- a CDS encoding CoA transferase subunit A: MTLLNRKYRAIDEAIAAIPDGASIMVGGFGSPGTPFALIDELLAQGQSDLTLIKNDANEPGIGIGKLIEAGRVRRLITSHIGLNRDAIAAMNRGQLEVTLFPQGILAEKIRSAGAGHHGFLTDIGQGTEIAAGRREIELDGRTWGIEPALYADFALVHAEHADRYGNLIYRATASNFNPLMAMAADTVIAQAYRVDEPGSLTPEAIHTPCAFVSLVVAVDPVTSEQGRRAHVG
- a CDS encoding aminotransferase family protein — protein: MSPSPLFYQAGPALPEVSHAKGVYLWDETGKQYLDGCSGAISCNLGHGRDDIREAMLDQLDRVAFTYRTQFENAPAVALAEALVELTHRQLEKVFFVSSGSEAVESALKLARQYFVAKGEPQRRRFVSLRPSYHGSTLGALGVTGYEPLEAPFADIVNASLKVPGPDFYRHTDTGDARHVERVLAETRSAIKAAGPETIIAFVLEPVGGASTGARMLDKHYLDGIRTLCDEFGCLLIFDEVLTGVGRTGAWFAYQHYGVMPDLLATAKGLGAGYYPVGAVLSRVDIVDTVMESGGFQHGHTYAGNPLACATGLAVIEAMQRERVLDNVAARGRELKRGLLALKARFSWIGDVRGLGLLWGVELVANSETRSAFPAEQNRFARITALAKEEGLLIYPRRTLNGVAGDHFLVTPPLTIGADDITELLARLERAMCRFDLELKREAARTDAMSDAP
- the dnaX gene encoding DNA polymerase III subunit gamma/tau — its product is MSYQVLARKWRPRTFHELVGQEHVQRALVNALDQGRLHHAYLFTGTRGVGKTTLARILAKCLNCTAKGYGDDGITSTPCGECDSCRAIDEGRFVDLIEVDAASRTKVEDTRELLDNVQYAPTQGRYKVYLIDEVHMLSTSSFNALLKTLEEPPPHVKFLLATTDPQKLPATVLSRCLQFTLKNMPPERIVTHLAKVLEAEGIGCEESALWLLGRAADGSMRDAMSLTDQAIAFGQGQVRHADVAAMLGTLDHRHVLALVEALADTDAPRLLSEITQLAEQGPDFAAVLDDMTAVLHRLAVAQMVPDAVDNGHGDREALLALASRFTAEDVQLYYQIGIQGRGDMVHAPDLRTALEMTLLRMLAFRPQGVPQPAKTPLPLRSAGGGNTPVASAGGGSEPPSDAQPTGSSAAAPADRASSEPGPPEPEPPAETAPAQSAPEPDVEDERTEPPPPWEEPADEATAPPLGELSRASDAPAPRAPGTSREAHATTMAAIEQPSVQASATRQEMAPRAEEDDTVVLEAPEPYVEAPAVEESNAEVPEPQAVAASDELLCHDHWLARFDSLGLGGLTRNLAAHCVVEADDGNRLTLRLDPSQEAMNAEIHVRRVQEALATIGVSRQLAIVPGPLPAEVETPRQRAERIAAERHAEAVAALQRDPHVRQLQDAFGARLIESSVKPAEMAPRA
- a CDS encoding LysR family transcriptional regulator — translated: MADVNIHSLKALAIFKTLFEAGTASQAARTLGITQSGVSRSLAQLEENLGIQLFLREKNRLLATPEARELYEEILRLMGNIEELRHSVLALKEFGTSRLRIAAVPGLSFGFVPRLVATLLGENRQFSVSLDMMSSHEVQLAVESSHADIGFVTLPITSRVLRVEPWFTSEALCLMPQAHPLAAQERIDVQDLRDQHLVISNQPSISTNPLLELVARHRVQIAGKTEANIGTITALVANHVGITVMNPITAQDQLAPRDGVEMRPFSPAMEFSFGLAYRDDWKQARVLDFLRERGRSLLATYPGTVLDESLG
- a CDS encoding ArgE/DapE family deacylase; translation: MLTSTEKRIVERCEALLDETLALTRDLVRGYSVLGQEHGALDTMERWFERLDLPSTRVPLDAPGFAGHPHRAPTEWDNTGRYNLVAQLNAGAAGPHLVFNGHLDVVPAEPTDMWTRPPWEPWEKDGWLYGRGAGDMKAGIAAMTLAVHAVREAGVTIDFPLTLQTVIEEECTGNGALACLHQGYSGDFVLIPEPFGAQIYAGQVGVLWFRMRLDGVPAHVLDTRAGNNAIEAILAYLPAFKALEAEINGLTRQPPYDDIDHPFNLSIGKIEGGNWASSVPAHAILEGRVGFPPGMRPDDVMNRVRECIAAHHAELGDGSPAPRVEFHGFRSEGHLVDLEAPGIALLSRCHEDLLGEPPKTYLSTCTTDLRAFHVSGEINGTCYGPVAQRIHGVDECVEIDSIRHVLTTYALFIHRWAQLASAKGGAA
- a CDS encoding 3-oxoacid CoA-transferase subunit B, with amino-acid sequence MSADQQRILARAAREVIAGQIVNLGIGLPTRLFHYLPEDMEVLVHSENGVLGCRPRNEDEEPDWDMIDSGGAYIATRPGASVFDSAMSFAMIRRSRVDLTFMGAFEVDALGNLANWKIPGKFSPGIGGAMELAQKVKRLVILCSHNDKQGNAKILHRCRLPLTAERCVSRIITDKAVIDVTPEGLVVVDIAEGLSVAELREATEAELIVDETRLGRF
- a CDS encoding NAD(P)/FAD-dependent oxidoreductase, whose translation is MRTELYHGGLLNRCNLHLHLHPLNLCLGEARVAESLGATIFEQSPVVRIEHGASPDIAAELRPRLEATFPQLRGTPLEHAWQGMAGIVINRIPMLGRLSDNVYYAQGYSGHGVATSHIVAEIMAQAIAGHMEEFDTFAACRHVRVPFGDALGSPLLAAGMWYYQMLEH